Proteins encoded together in one Halalkaliarchaeum sp. AArc-CO window:
- a CDS encoding MMPL family transporter, giving the protein MRDPVAWYLSIFRRRRRAIVVVLLLATVVVGAGAAGLSGDLAIVEFDADSEAAAADEYVDRHFVTDSRTVTLVVLHGENTLTRESLAESLEFQRAVRENDTVAPTLVKRRPTVGTGSAFVETYLRSLGAFGTLTIEDKQRTFATFDEEELTTELPAAIESDRPILGPGTTARTLLPTDYRTGSTQADARLVVVVHDADVEPAALLDAQLAIEDLADDHLASTDQFVFGQALVERRASAATEAAFSVLGPLALVVIVGLLLVAYRDPVDVAVTLFGLGVVLVWTAGFVGWTGIQLTQLLVAVPWLLVGLAIDYGLHVVMRYRETREAGTADPVTAMTAGLAGVLVAIGVTTLTTAAGFLSGVFGPFPAVREFGVVAAFGIVAAFLVFGGLVPALKLELDELLDQDDRTRPVGRLPAVERLLSVGVLGAKRAPVAVVAVALLVTLAGAYGAAHVDTSVDRTDFYPGDPPDWVSLFPGGGDATDREGPGSLREQAAFLDERFEIAGGDQRVEILIRGAVTSEAGVRAIHAAEQGALETGVLRGDDPEASVYTPFDAVDRIAAFDDDVEAERSAADRTGDGRPDGDVTALFDAAFDTDPDTMAGVVNRDADGDYRAVRVTVVVDSGADARTVAADLREVAASADEEPGVTATATGAPVVRADAQTALLRQLIESFAIALAVTFLLLVALFRRRFDSASLGATTAIPVVFALSWVLGTMSLLEIPYNAETAIITGIAIGLGVDYAIHVSARYQQEREAQSQNRSDTGEPTAALSRAVRDTGGTLFASAVTTAAGLGVLLFTFVPSLQRFGLVMILVVGYAFLASVVLLPSLLVLYSRYR; this is encoded by the coding sequence ATGCGGGACCCGGTCGCGTGGTATCTGTCGATCTTTCGGAGACGCCGACGGGCGATCGTCGTCGTGCTGTTGCTCGCGACCGTCGTCGTCGGCGCCGGTGCGGCCGGGCTCTCGGGCGATCTCGCGATCGTCGAGTTCGACGCCGACTCCGAGGCGGCCGCTGCCGACGAGTACGTCGACCGCCACTTCGTGACCGACAGCAGGACAGTCACGCTGGTGGTCCTTCACGGCGAGAACACGCTCACCCGGGAATCGCTGGCGGAGAGCCTCGAGTTCCAGCGGGCGGTCCGCGAGAACGACACCGTCGCCCCGACGCTCGTGAAGCGTCGACCAACCGTCGGGACTGGCTCGGCCTTCGTCGAGACGTATCTCCGGTCGCTCGGGGCGTTCGGAACGCTCACGATTGAGGACAAACAACGGACGTTCGCCACGTTCGACGAGGAGGAACTCACAACGGAGCTCCCGGCAGCGATCGAAAGCGACCGTCCGATCCTCGGACCGGGGACGACCGCGAGGACCCTGTTGCCGACCGACTATCGGACCGGTTCGACCCAGGCGGACGCCCGTCTCGTGGTCGTCGTTCACGACGCCGACGTGGAGCCGGCGGCGCTTTTGGACGCCCAGCTGGCCATCGAGGACCTGGCCGACGACCACCTGGCGTCCACGGACCAGTTCGTCTTCGGGCAGGCGCTCGTCGAACGGCGGGCCTCCGCCGCGACGGAAGCGGCGTTTTCGGTGCTGGGACCGCTGGCGCTGGTCGTCATCGTGGGGCTGTTGCTGGTGGCGTACCGGGATCCCGTCGACGTCGCGGTGACGCTGTTCGGGCTCGGCGTCGTGCTGGTCTGGACCGCCGGGTTCGTCGGCTGGACCGGGATCCAGCTCACCCAGCTGCTCGTTGCGGTGCCGTGGCTGCTCGTCGGCCTCGCCATCGACTACGGGTTGCACGTGGTGATGCGGTATCGGGAGACCCGGGAGGCGGGAACGGCGGACCCGGTGACGGCGATGACAGCCGGGCTGGCGGGCGTCCTGGTGGCGATCGGCGTGACGACTCTCACGACCGCCGCCGGGTTCCTCTCGGGGGTGTTCGGCCCGTTCCCGGCAGTGAGAGAGTTCGGCGTCGTCGCCGCCTTCGGGATCGTCGCTGCGTTTCTCGTCTTCGGCGGGCTGGTGCCGGCGCTCAAACTCGAACTCGACGAATTGCTGGATCAGGACGACCGGACGCGCCCAGTGGGACGGCTCCCGGCCGTGGAACGCCTCCTTTCGGTCGGTGTCCTCGGAGCCAAACGCGCCCCGGTAGCGGTCGTGGCGGTTGCGCTGCTCGTGACGCTTGCGGGCGCCTACGGGGCTGCACACGTCGACACGTCGGTCGACCGGACGGACTTTTACCCGGGCGACCCGCCCGACTGGGTCTCGCTGTTTCCGGGCGGTGGCGACGCGACCGACCGCGAGGGGCCCGGGAGCCTCCGCGAGCAGGCGGCGTTCCTCGACGAGCGGTTCGAAATCGCCGGCGGGGACCAGCGCGTGGAGATCCTGATACGCGGGGCGGTGACGAGCGAGGCGGGCGTACGGGCGATCCACGCGGCCGAACAGGGGGCGCTCGAGACCGGCGTCCTGCGCGGCGACGATCCGGAGGCGTCGGTGTACACCCCGTTCGACGCCGTCGACAGGATCGCGGCGTTCGACGACGACGTCGAGGCGGAACGGTCGGCGGCCGACCGGACCGGCGACGGCCGGCCGGACGGTGACGTGACCGCCCTCTTCGATGCCGCCTTCGACACCGATCCGGACACGATGGCCGGAGTCGTCAATCGCGACGCGGACGGCGACTACCGGGCCGTCAGAGTGACCGTCGTCGTCGACAGCGGCGCCGACGCCAGGACCGTGGCCGCCGACCTCCGCGAGGTCGCCGCGTCGGCCGACGAGGAACCTGGCGTCACCGCGACGGCGACCGGAGCGCCGGTCGTGCGGGCCGACGCACAGACGGCGCTGCTCCGCCAGCTGATCGAGTCGTTCGCGATCGCGCTGGCCGTGACGTTCCTGCTTTTGGTGGCGCTGTTCCGGCGCCGGTTCGACAGTGCAAGCCTCGGCGCGACGACGGCGATCCCGGTCGTGTTCGCGCTCTCGTGGGTGCTCGGAACGATGTCCCTGCTCGAGATCCCGTACAACGCCGAGACGGCGATCATCACCGGGATCGCAATCGGGCTCGGCGTCGACTACGCGATCCACGTCAGTGCGCGCTACCAGCAGGAACGGGAGGCACAATCCCAGAATCGCTCCGACACGGGGGAGCCGACCGCCGCGCTCTCGCGGGCGGTTCGGGACACCGGCGGCACGCTGTTTGCAAGCGCCGTCACCACGGCCGCCGGGCTCGGCGTGTTGCTGTTTACGTTCGTCCCGTCGCTCCAGCGGTTCGGGCTCGTGATGATCCTGGTCGTCGGCTACGCGTTCCTTGCGTCGGTGGTGCTACTGCCGAGCCTGCTCGTCTTGTACTCGCGGTATCGGTGA
- the hemA gene encoding glutamyl-tRNA reductase, whose product MYDDVAGLRFTLEEDGFERFEIACSHEESSVRSFLLGKEGVDEALVLRTCQRYELYLHGPEAAAVLKGLGRKIGVDVSPDSDRLLVGNSVVEHLLRVACGLESGVLGEDEILGQLRGAYKRASEADALGDTLDTIALKALRVGERARTETRINEGRVSLGSVTLDRAREELPEVSGVDELQDANVLVVGAGEVAQLVVKALAHRIAVDDTDDEASLTVANRTLENAEELAAVVGGEAVALVDLGDDHLSAADLVVTATGADDRVLSIADLVGHELVVFDLANPRDVDPAVDDLDDVALVTIEDVLSVRNDGLQQREAAIPAVEEIIAEERVRLAEQLRAEEVDDTLSQIYSRAHERREAEFERALDRLDAESEQLTPEQEAAMRDFSEALVNKLLHPKTTALRQAAATDDRETVDAWLTLFDRTVDEIAVDDVREKSECDAEESTSEADAETR is encoded by the coding sequence ATGTACGACGACGTCGCCGGCCTCCGATTCACGCTCGAGGAAGACGGGTTCGAGCGGTTCGAGATCGCCTGCAGCCACGAGGAGTCGTCGGTCCGGTCGTTCCTGCTCGGAAAGGAGGGGGTAGACGAGGCGCTCGTCTTGCGCACCTGCCAGCGATACGAACTGTACCTCCACGGGCCAGAAGCGGCGGCGGTTCTGAAGGGGCTCGGACGGAAGATCGGCGTCGACGTTTCTCCCGACTCCGACCGCCTGCTCGTCGGCAATTCCGTCGTCGAGCACCTCTTGCGGGTGGCCTGCGGGCTCGAAAGCGGCGTCCTCGGAGAGGACGAGATCCTCGGCCAACTGCGCGGGGCCTACAAGCGCGCGAGCGAGGCCGACGCGCTCGGTGACACGCTGGATACGATCGCGCTGAAAGCGCTCAGAGTGGGCGAACGCGCCCGCACCGAGACCCGAATCAACGAGGGCCGGGTCTCGCTGGGTAGTGTCACCCTAGACCGGGCGCGCGAAGAGCTTCCGGAGGTCTCCGGCGTCGACGAACTCCAAGACGCAAACGTCCTCGTCGTCGGCGCTGGAGAGGTCGCACAACTCGTCGTCAAAGCGCTCGCTCACAGGATCGCGGTCGACGATACCGACGACGAGGCCAGCCTCACTGTCGCCAACCGCACGCTGGAGAACGCCGAAGAACTCGCCGCGGTGGTCGGCGGCGAGGCGGTCGCACTCGTGGATCTGGGCGACGATCACCTGTCGGCGGCCGATCTCGTCGTCACCGCGACGGGTGCCGACGACCGCGTGCTCTCGATCGCGGACCTGGTCGGCCACGAACTCGTCGTCTTCGACCTGGCGAACCCCCGCGACGTCGACCCGGCAGTCGACGACCTCGATGACGTTGCACTCGTCACGATCGAGGACGTGCTGTCGGTGCGCAACGACGGATTACAGCAGCGGGAGGCGGCGATTCCGGCCGTCGAGGAGATCATCGCCGAAGAGCGGGTCCGGCTCGCCGAACAGTTGCGGGCCGAAGAGGTCGACGACACGCTGTCGCAGATCTACTCGCGGGCACACGAACGCCGGGAAGCCGAATTCGAGCGCGCGCTCGACCGCCTGGACGCCGAAAGCGAGCAGCTCACTCCCGAACAGGAGGCGGCGATGCGCGATTTCTCGGAGGCGCTCGTCAACAAACTCCTCCACCCGAAGACGACGGCGCTGCGGCAGGCAGCCGCCACCGACGACCGGGAGACGGTCGACGCCTGGCTGACGCTGTTCGATCGAACGGTCGACGAGATCGCGGTCGACGACGTTCGCGAGAAATCGGAGTGTGATGCCGAGGAGTCGACGTCGGAAGCCGACGCCGAAACGAGATAG
- a CDS encoding IMP cyclohydrolase yields MYVGRFVVVGPGIGGYRVSSRSFPNRHIHERDGTLTVSPTPDAPETDNPYIAYNCVRTVTPGAATDRTTGDDTLAVVGNGSHVDPITEKLSLGYPARDALASALLALDFEKDDYDTPRIAGVVGTETAHVGTVRRDALLVREVAESTLVATYERDDPEAWELAATTADGVASELYEADFEHAVCAAGVTVDADGVETAIENGE; encoded by the coding sequence ATGTACGTCGGACGATTCGTCGTTGTCGGCCCCGGAATCGGCGGGTATCGCGTCTCCTCGCGCTCGTTCCCGAACCGCCATATTCACGAACGCGACGGCACGCTCACGGTTTCGCCGACCCCCGACGCCCCCGAGACGGATAACCCGTACATCGCCTACAACTGCGTCCGGACGGTGACCCCGGGGGCGGCAACCGACCGGACGACCGGTGACGACACACTGGCAGTCGTCGGCAACGGCTCACACGTCGACCCGATCACCGAAAAGCTCTCGCTGGGCTACCCCGCCCGCGACGCCCTCGCGAGTGCGCTGCTCGCGCTGGACTTCGAGAAGGACGACTACGACACCCCCCGGATCGCCGGCGTCGTCGGCACTGAGACGGCCCACGTCGGGACGGTCCGCCGCGACGCGCTGCTCGTCCGGGAAGTGGCGGAGTCGACGCTCGTGGCCACCTACGAGCGCGACGATCCCGAAGCGTGGGAGCTGGCGGCGACGACGGCCGACGGTGTCGCGAGCGAACTGTACGAGGCCGACTTCGAACACGCGGTCTGTGCGGCGGGTGTGACCGTCGACGCCGACGGCGTGGAGACGGCGATCGAAAACGGCGAGTAA
- a CDS encoding metallophosphoesterase family protein, translated as MRVGVISDVHGNLPAFEAILSAMPEVHALVCAGDVVGYNPWPAECLERVRELEIPTVQGNHDRAVAGGGGFGFNSMAGAGVEYARGELDEEAISWLGSLPAMRSEFDGRIHIAHGHPDNPDRYTYPEEFSARLLEGGEGGNVETQDPDVLVLGHTHVQGHRVFEEGVVMNPGSVGQPRDGDPRAAYALLELGDPEDPVDTGTSGDVPTVEEHRVEYDIETVVEAVEEAGLPKRIGTRLREGR; from the coding sequence ATGCGAGTCGGCGTGATCTCCGACGTCCACGGCAACCTCCCGGCCTTCGAAGCGATACTCTCTGCTATGCCCGAGGTCCACGCGCTCGTGTGCGCGGGTGACGTGGTCGGCTACAACCCCTGGCCGGCGGAGTGTCTCGAACGAGTTCGGGAGCTGGAAATCCCGACAGTACAGGGGAACCACGACCGGGCGGTCGCCGGGGGCGGCGGCTTCGGCTTCAACTCGATGGCGGGGGCGGGCGTGGAGTACGCCCGCGGGGAACTCGACGAGGAGGCGATCTCGTGGCTGGGATCGCTGCCAGCCATGCGATCTGAATTCGATGGTCGGATCCACATCGCCCACGGCCATCCGGACAATCCGGACCGCTACACCTACCCCGAGGAGTTCTCGGCCCGGTTGCTCGAGGGGGGCGAGGGAGGGAACGTAGAAACCCAGGATCCCGACGTTCTCGTGCTCGGCCACACCCACGTGCAGGGGCACCGCGTCTTCGAGGAGGGTGTGGTGATGAACCCCGGCAGCGTCGGCCAACCCCGGGACGGCGACCCCCGGGCGGCGTACGCCCTGCTGGAACTCGGCGATCCCGAGGACCCGGTCGATACAGGGACCTCCGGCGACGTGCCGACAGTGGAGGAACATCGGGTCGAGTACGACATCGAAACGGTCGTCGAAGCCGTCGAGGAGGCGGGACTTCCGAAACGGATCGGAACGCGGTTGCGCGAGGGGCGGTGA
- a CDS encoding globin-coupled sensor protein, with product MSEHKIGAEERRGVDGASLTDEIGIDDEEIRWRKQFTQFERDDARRLQEMDPLFDGIADDVVDEFYNHLQSHSESMAVIDSSSKGVEALKRTQTEYLRDLGAGTYDQSYFDRRARIGKIHDMLDLGPRMYLGAYSIYYRRLLEAIAEDVKARAEGAGARDGTATDGGATAEPDGVADADDPFEPALEEARITDAEPVESVEEAVDEVVDRALSVLKLMNLDQQVAMDTYIESYSSRLEGELERQERVGEEVKNSVDELREMSEDVSRSTQEIAEIADEQAEGMQEVAGEVSNLSATVEEIASTADQVEATSSRAEKLAVTGRESAGEAVDVIEDVGDAADEVADDVDRLDDRIDEIDDIVDVINDIADQTNLLALNASIEAARAGDAGSGFAVVADEVKSLAEESQEQAGQIEATIDRIKSDTERTVESLGTATDQIDEGVDSVESAMENLEEIVEAVEETSEGIAEVADATDDQAASTEEVASMVGEASEKAQDVRDEVEQVAAANEQQTATVNEINRTVDRLVDGGE from the coding sequence ATGTCCGAACACAAGATCGGCGCTGAAGAACGCCGCGGTGTCGACGGCGCGAGCCTGACCGACGAGATCGGAATCGACGACGAGGAGATCCGGTGGCGCAAGCAGTTCACGCAGTTCGAACGCGACGACGCCCGGCGACTCCAGGAGATGGATCCCCTCTTCGACGGCATCGCAGACGACGTCGTCGACGAGTTCTACAATCATCTCCAGTCTCATTCGGAGTCGATGGCGGTCATCGACTCCTCCAGCAAAGGGGTCGAGGCGCTCAAGCGCACCCAGACGGAGTACCTCCGTGATCTCGGGGCGGGCACCTACGACCAGTCGTACTTCGACCGGCGTGCCCGGATCGGCAAGATCCACGACATGCTGGATCTGGGGCCGCGGATGTATCTCGGCGCCTATTCGATCTACTACCGACGGCTTTTGGAGGCGATCGCCGAGGACGTGAAAGCCCGCGCGGAGGGCGCCGGCGCCCGTGACGGAACGGCGACCGACGGCGGTGCGACGGCGGAGCCGGACGGGGTCGCTGACGCCGACGATCCCTTCGAACCAGCCCTCGAGGAGGCCAGAATCACGGACGCCGAACCCGTCGAGTCGGTCGAGGAAGCCGTCGACGAGGTGGTCGACCGGGCGCTGTCGGTGCTGAAGCTGATGAACCTCGACCAGCAGGTCGCGATGGACACCTACATCGAGTCGTACAGCTCCCGGCTGGAGGGCGAACTCGAGCGCCAGGAACGCGTGGGCGAGGAGGTGAAAAACTCCGTGGACGAACTCCGCGAGATGTCCGAGGACGTCTCCCGGAGCACCCAGGAGATCGCCGAGATCGCCGACGAGCAGGCCGAGGGGATGCAGGAGGTCGCCGGCGAGGTGTCGAACCTCAGCGCGACCGTCGAGGAGATCGCCTCCACGGCCGACCAGGTGGAGGCCACCAGCAGCCGGGCCGAGAAACTGGCCGTGACTGGCCGGGAGTCCGCCGGCGAAGCAGTCGACGTGATCGAGGACGTCGGCGACGCCGCCGACGAGGTGGCAGACGACGTCGACCGGCTCGACGACCGGATCGACGAGATCGACGACATCGTGGACGTCATCAACGACATCGCCGACCAGACGAACCTGCTCGCGCTCAACGCCTCGATCGAGGCTGCAAGGGCCGGCGACGCTGGCTCGGGCTTCGCGGTCGTCGCCGACGAGGTGAAGAGCCTGGCCGAGGAGTCACAGGAGCAGGCCGGCCAGATCGAGGCCACGATCGACCGGATCAAATCCGACACCGAACGCACCGTCGAGAGCCTCGGCACCGCTACCGACCAGATCGACGAGGGGGTCGACAGCGTCGAGTCGGCGATGGAGAACTTAGAGGAGATCGTCGAGGCCGTCGAAGAGACCTCCGAAGGGATCGCCGAAGTCGCCGACGCGACCGACGACCAGGCGGCCAGCACCGAGGAGGTCGCAAGCATGGTCGGGGAGGCCAGCGAGAAGGCACAGGACGTCCGCGACGAGGTCGAACAGGTCGCCGCCGCGAACGAACAGCAGACCGCCACCGTAAACGAGATCAACCGGACGGTCGACCGGCTGGTCGACGGCGGGGAGTAA
- a CDS encoding thioredoxin family protein: MSLLTDENKRQIGDLLERMDEPVTIHTFTDDCETCEECLAFNREMVETSDLLSIEEHDFDSEAAEEYGATKYDHGPVQVLEGGDVSGVKYFGLPTGQEINSYITDIVELSTGAPDLSGDLVEAVQEIDDPVDITVFVTPTCPHCPGAVQTAHRFAMVNDQVSGEMIQSQEFMEVAQEYGVRGVPQINVNGTDGEFTGNLPPQQFLSEVKNAL; this comes from the coding sequence ATGTCACTGCTGACCGACGAGAACAAACGACAGATCGGCGACCTCCTCGAGCGGATGGACGAACCGGTGACAATCCACACGTTCACCGACGACTGTGAGACCTGCGAAGAATGTCTCGCGTTCAACCGGGAGATGGTCGAGACGTCCGACTTGCTCTCGATCGAAGAACACGACTTCGACAGCGAGGCGGCCGAGGAGTACGGTGCAACGAAGTACGACCACGGCCCCGTGCAGGTGCTCGAGGGCGGGGATGTCTCCGGCGTGAAGTACTTTGGGCTCCCGACGGGCCAGGAGATCAACTCCTACATCACCGACATCGTGGAGCTGTCCACCGGGGCGCCCGACCTCTCTGGGGACCTGGTCGAGGCGGTCCAGGAGATCGACGACCCGGTCGACATCACCGTGTTCGTCACGCCCACGTGCCCGCACTGCCCGGGTGCAGTTCAGACTGCCCACCGGTTTGCGATGGTCAACGACCAGGTCAGCGGCGAGATGATTCAGTCCCAGGAGTTCATGGAGGTCGCCCAGGAGTACGGCGTCCGGGGCGTTCCCCAGATTAACGTTAACGGGACAGACGGCGAGTTCACGGGGAATCTCCCGCCACAGCAGTTCCTCTCGGAAGTCAAAAACGCGCTATAG
- the cobJ gene encoding precorrin-3B C(17)-methyltransferase, translating into MTTATDGTDERTAAQDEEPTHGTLTAVGLGPGHPEGMTIRAREALLDADHVVGYTTYVDLLPEEIIEAAADVYATSMGGEVSRTEEAVDRAIAGHDVAIVGSGDPNVYALAGLTLEIIESKDATPSDLDFEVVPGVPAAQSCAARLGAPLVNDTVTISLSDHLVPMAEIESRLHAVAPEKLAIVVYNPWSRRREGNFERCCEILLEHRDPETPVGIVHAAGREDERVEIVELGELESMGDSDVLDMRSTLLVGTEDTYVYDGRMITPRGYETKYDY; encoded by the coding sequence ATGACAACAGCTACTGACGGAACCGACGAACGGACGGCGGCACAGGACGAGGAACCGACCCACGGCACGCTTACGGCTGTCGGGCTCGGCCCCGGTCACCCGGAGGGGATGACGATCCGGGCGCGGGAGGCGCTTCTCGACGCCGACCACGTCGTCGGCTACACTACCTACGTCGACCTGCTGCCCGAGGAGATCATCGAGGCGGCCGCGGACGTCTACGCCACGTCGATGGGCGGGGAAGTCTCCCGGACCGAGGAGGCGGTCGATCGGGCGATCGCGGGCCACGACGTGGCGATCGTCGGCAGCGGCGACCCCAACGTGTACGCGTTGGCGGGGCTCACACTCGAGATAATCGAGTCGAAGGACGCGACCCCCAGCGACCTCGACTTCGAGGTCGTCCCCGGCGTCCCGGCCGCCCAGTCGTGTGCCGCCCGGCTGGGCGCGCCGCTCGTGAACGACACCGTCACCATCTCGCTTTCGGATCACCTCGTCCCGATGGCGGAGATCGAGTCGCGACTGCACGCGGTCGCCCCCGAGAAGCTGGCGATCGTCGTCTACAACCCCTGGAGTCGGCGACGGGAGGGGAACTTCGAACGATGCTGTGAAATCCTGCTGGAACACCGCGACCCAGAGACGCCGGTCGGAATCGTCCACGCCGCCGGCCGCGAGGACGAACGCGTCGAGATCGTCGAGCTCGGGGAGCTGGAATCGATGGGCGACAGCGACGTTCTCGACATGCGGTCGACGCTTCTGGTCGGCACCGAGGACACCTACGTCTACGACGGTCGGATGATTACCCCGCGGGGGTACGAGACGAAGTACGACTACTAG
- a CDS encoding SAM-dependent methyltransferase — protein sequence MTGDDSPSSDREDDYGTLYVVGIGPGLPEHATRRAQEVIRNADCVIVADLYRRFLCEGGILPPAALEDDSIADGDGTTFDEEVVVRESGHEQTLVRSSMGRQRELAELSVRRVRDGEDVVHVSGGDPNVYGKADLLFSAAQQAGAEDLPIEVVPGVTAATGAAAALGAPLSNDFCTVSLSERWRPWDEIGRKLRAAAESGFVIVLYNPRGNHRRALATIREERAGDVPVAVVTDVGRKEAGRVGERRRIATLEELLDNEDDGNDGNEDEASDDGIDAMATTLVVGNAGTEIREFGGRRCMFTPRGDREITDF from the coding sequence ATGACCGGGGACGATTCCCCGTCGTCCGACCGGGAAGACGACTACGGAACCCTGTACGTCGTCGGTATCGGCCCGGGGTTGCCCGAGCACGCGACCCGGCGGGCACAGGAGGTCATCAGGAACGCCGACTGCGTGATCGTCGCCGACCTGTACCGCCGATTCCTCTGTGAGGGCGGAATTCTCCCTCCGGCGGCGCTCGAGGACGACTCGATTGCCGACGGGGACGGGACGACGTTTGACGAGGAAGTGGTTGTCCGGGAGAGCGGCCACGAACAGACGCTGGTGCGGTCCAGCATGGGACGCCAGCGGGAACTCGCGGAGCTGTCCGTCCGGCGCGTCCGCGACGGCGAGGACGTCGTCCACGTCTCCGGCGGCGATCCGAACGTCTACGGCAAGGCGGACCTGCTGTTTTCGGCCGCACAGCAGGCTGGCGCCGAGGACCTCCCGATCGAAGTCGTTCCGGGCGTAACGGCGGCGACCGGCGCGGCTGCGGCGCTGGGGGCGCCGCTTTCCAACGACTTCTGTACCGTCTCGCTGTCCGAGCGGTGGCGTCCCTGGGACGAGATCGGCCGGAAGCTGCGGGCGGCCGCCGAAAGCGGCTTCGTGATTGTGCTGTACAACCCTCGAGGGAACCACCGTCGCGCGCTCGCGACGATCCGCGAGGAACGCGCCGGAGACGTTCCCGTCGCCGTCGTCACCGACGTCGGCCGGAAGGAAGCCGGACGCGTCGGCGAGCGGCGACGGATCGCGACGCTCGAGGAGCTACTGGACAACGAGGACGACGGCAACGACGGCAACGAGGACGAAGCCAGCGATGACGGAATCGACGCGATGGCGACAACGCTCGTCGTCGGAAACGCGGGGACGGAGATTCGGGAATTCGGTGGTCGGCGCTGTATGTTCACCCCCCGCGGCGACCGCGAGATAACCGACTTTTGA
- the cbiG gene encoding cobalt-precorrin 5A hydrolase, which translates to MSDTNGVESVAVVAFDRNQDIAGEIADELGGSEREADVLEYHADVFTDGWGAFDCFVAVMASGIAIRKVAGLLDDKWSDPAVVVVDAGMTWAIPLVGGHHGGNRIASELAALGATPAVTTATETTGNPDAEPAVETRAGALNARIVTPDSTVATNSAALAGELGPVVRIDGPRAVLVDDEVTVLERGTRAAGNDGVVIGTGCVSGAGAEALLDAWRDALDRTTHGPGDVEFVATGALKEGEEGLYEAAAEFGIGVVTFDRETLFDHEGPTPSKSRELVGWPGIAESSAIAGGREGELLLEKTSYGGEITVAIAR; encoded by the coding sequence GTGAGCGACACCAACGGAGTCGAATCGGTCGCAGTCGTCGCCTTCGATCGGAACCAGGACATCGCAGGGGAGATCGCCGACGAGCTGGGTGGATCCGAACGCGAGGCCGACGTCCTGGAATATCACGCCGACGTCTTCACCGACGGCTGGGGGGCGTTCGACTGCTTCGTGGCCGTGATGGCCAGCGGAATCGCGATCAGGAAAGTCGCCGGACTGCTCGATGACAAGTGGTCCGATCCGGCGGTCGTCGTCGTCGACGCCGGGATGACCTGGGCGATCCCGCTGGTCGGGGGGCACCACGGCGGCAACCGGATCGCCAGCGAGCTCGCGGCGCTGGGGGCGACGCCGGCGGTGACGACCGCGACGGAGACAACCGGAAACCCCGACGCCGAGCCGGCCGTCGAGACGCGGGCCGGGGCGCTGAATGCGCGGATCGTCACCCCCGACTCGACGGTCGCGACGAACAGTGCGGCGCTTGCGGGGGAGCTAGGTCCCGTCGTCAGGATCGACGGCCCCCGAGCGGTGCTCGTCGACGACGAGGTGACCGTACTCGAGCGGGGGACCCGGGCGGCCGGCAACGACGGCGTCGTGATCGGGACCGGCTGCGTCTCGGGCGCCGGCGCGGAGGCGTTGCTCGACGCCTGGCGGGACGCCCTCGACCGGACCACACACGGGCCAGGGGACGTCGAGTTCGTGGCTACCGGGGCGCTGAAGGAGGGCGAGGAGGGCCTCTACGAGGCGGCAGCCGAGTTCGGCATCGGTGTGGTGACGTTCGATAGGGAGACACTTTTCGACCACGAGGGGCCGACCCCCTCGAAGTCGCGGGAGCTCGTCGGCTGGCCGGGGATCGCGGAGTCGTCGGCCATCGCGGGCGGCCGCGAGGGTGAGCTCCTGCTGGAGAAGACGAGCTACGGCGGCGAGATCACGGTGGCGATCGCGCGATGA